A part of Capsicum annuum cultivar UCD-10X-F1 chromosome 6, UCD10Xv1.1, whole genome shotgun sequence genomic DNA contains:
- the LOC124899517 gene encoding uncharacterized protein LOC124899517, producing the protein MDELIGNMKTHELKKKQGEEKKKEKKEILSLNPSNSKSSEDDTNVSYLEKRIIGAMKKISQFQRRGSSSKMESRGEKVKKKEQVPKKPREKVATDYVVKQDLVVWGDSSSETEKGEKLKDVSMLRVEDENITFDYLFALMENTEDEEENEIYEIEEHFTKLKSKILSLKNQLKKVDDFDGNGKKEASRLQIEFG; encoded by the exons atggatgaacttattggtaaTATGAAGACTCATGAACTCAAGAAGAAGCAAggggaagagaagaagaaagaaaaaaaagaaattttatcacTGAATCCATCAAATTCTAAATCAAGTGAGGATGACACTAATGTTTCCTATTTGGAAAAAAGGATTATTGGAGCAATGAAGAAAATCAGTCAGTTTCAGAGAAGAGGAAGTAGCAGTAAAATGGAG TCTAGAGGTGAAAAAGTAAAGAAGAAGGAGCAAGTCCCTAAAAAACCAAGAGAAAAGGTCGCAACTGATTATGTAGTGAAACAGGATTTAGTTGTTTGGGGAGATTCATCTAGTGAAACTGAGAAGGGTGAAAAGCTTAAAGATGTTTCTATGCTAAGAGTGGAGGATGAGAATATCACCTTTGACTACTTGTTTGCCCTTATGGAAAAcacagaagatgaagaagaaaatgag ATATATGAAATAGAGGAACATTTCACTAAGttgaaatctaaaattttgagtcTAAAGAATCAACTAAAGAAAGTGGATGATTTTGATGGTAATGGGAAGAAAGAAGCCTCAAGGCTTCAAATTGAATTTGGATAA